A genomic region of Raphanus sativus cultivar WK10039 unplaced genomic scaffold, ASM80110v3 Scaffold3959, whole genome shotgun sequence contains the following coding sequences:
- the LOC130507062 gene encoding nuclear transcription factor Y subunit B-3-like: MADSDNDSGGHKDGGSASSREQDRFLPIANVSRIMKKALPANAKISKDAKETVQECVSEFISFVTGEASDKCQREKRKTINGDDLLWAMTTLGFEDYVEPLKIYLQKYREVEGERTTTTTTGRQGDKEGGGGGNGSSSGGGGVGGGGGYSAIAGGGMYGGIVTMGHHHQGHVYGGGMHHAQQSGSARAD; this comes from the coding sequence ATGGCAGACTCCGACAACGATTCCGGCGGTCACAAGGACGGAGGCAGCGCGTCGTCGCGTGAGCAGGATAGATTCCTCCCGATCGCGAACGTGAGTCGGATCATGAAGAAAGCATTACCGGCGAACGCGAAAATCTCAAAGGACGCGAAAGAGACGGTACAGGAGTGCGTATCGGAGTTCATAAGCTTCGTCACCGGAGAGGCCTCCGACAAGTGccagagagagaagaggaagacgatCAACGGCGACGATCTGCTGTGGGCGATGACGACGCTAGGGTTCGAGGATTACGTGGAGCCGTTGAAGATTTACCTTCAGAAGTACAGGGAGGTGGAAGGGGAGAGGACAACGACCACGACCACCGGGAGACAGGGCGATAAGGAAGGCGGCGGCGGAGGAAATGGGAGCTccagcggcggcggcggagttggaggaggaggaggatacaGTGCGATTGCGGGAGGAGGGATGTACGGTGGGATAGTGACGATGGGGCATCATCATCAGGGACACGTGTACGGTGGAGGGATGCATCACGCACAGCAAAGCGGGTCCGCACGTGCTGATTAG